From the genome of Bactrocera oleae isolate idBacOlea1 chromosome 2, idBacOlea1, whole genome shotgun sequence, one region includes:
- the LOC106622619 gene encoding lipase 3, with product MAVTIIGCNIIESLLLLLLCGLCCWQLESQLRESSFMVAAFINVRQTRDIIITDAVQRIRRDGYPVEKHHVLTKDGYALTLHRIPQYNTSTTAGSSACGIYSRRPVVFLLAGIYASSDAWLLNGRENSLPYLLWRQGYDIWLGNNRGNIYTRRNVWYNATEREFWNFSWHEMSIYDMPAMVDYIMQCTGEAKMHFVGISQGGTVFLVLNSMLPQYNGVFKTAHLLAPVAYVSNTKGGLAKIFGPILGTRNYVAKVLEGMEMVSTNKFVKKFLSSLCFENERPMVCVSRLWPAVGYDTQHLNKTLLPDIMANFPVGGSFKQIMHYFQGYVSTKFRQYDYGPEKNWLMYNQLEPPDYKLELITAPVTIFYAENDYIVSVEDIWRLLMRLRNLQAVYKIPRRRWNHFDFICGLGVREFIFDKIIRAANYYEYTYS from the exons ATGGCAGTCACCATTATCGGTTGCAACATCATCGAAtcattgttgctattgctgttatGTGGCCTGTGTTGCTGGCAGTTGGAGTCACAGCTACGTGAATCCTCGTTTATGGTTGCGGCGTTCATCAACGTCCGTCAAACGCGCGACATCATCATTACAGATGCG gTGCAACGCATTCGTCGCGACGGTTATCCGGTGGAAAAGCATCACGTGCTAACCAAGGACGGCTATGCGTTGACATTACATCGCATACCGCAATATAATACGTCGACGACAGCAGGCTCAAGTGCTTGCGGCATATATTCGCGACGTCCGGTCGTTTTCTTGTTAGCCGGAATTTACGCCTCCTCGGACGCTTGGCTACTGAATGGCCGCGAAAACTCATTACCATATCTGCTGTGGCGTCAAGGCTACGACATTTGGTTGGGCAACAATCGCGGCAACATCTACACGCGTCGCAACGTGTGGTACAATGCCACGGAGCGTGAGTTCTGGAACTTCAGCTGGCATGAGATGAGCATTTACGATATGCCAGCTATGGTGGACTACATCATGCAGTGCACGGGCGAGGCGAAAATGCATTTTGTGGGCATCTCACAGGGAGGCACTGTCTTTCTGGTGCTTAACTCAATGCTGCCGCAATACAATGGCGTCTTCAAAACTGCACATCTGTTGGCGCCGGTGGCGTATGTGAGCAACACTAAAGGTGGGCTAGCCAAGATTTTCGGTCCCATATTGGGTACACGCAACTATGTGGCTAAAGTGCTGGAAGGTATGGAAATGGTGTCCACAAACAAGTTTGTGAAAAAGTTCCTCTCGTCTCTTTGTTTTGAGAACGAACGACCGATGGTTTGTGTCAGCCGCCTTTGGCCAGCTGTGGGATATGACACGCAACATCTGAACAAG ACTTTGCTACCGGATATAATGGCCAACTTTCCAGTGGGTGGCTCCTTTAAGCAAATTATGCACTACTTTCAGGGCTACGTTTCGACGAAATTCCGCCAATATGACTATGGTCCGGAGAAGAATTGGTTGATGTACAATCAACTAGAACCCCCCGACTATAAGTTGGAGCTAATCACAGCGCCAGTAACAATTTTCTACGCCGAGAACGATTACATCGTGTCCGTAGAAGATATTTGGCGACTGCTGATGCGTTTGCGCAACCTACAGGCCGTCTACAAGATTCCACGTCGACGTTGGAATCATTTCGATTTCATATGTGGCCTGGGCGTGCGTGAGTTCATTTTCGATAAAATCATCAGGGCAGCAAACTATTAcgaatatacatatagttga